The Stenotrophomonas maltophilia sequence CGCCTGGATCACGATCACGCCTAGCCCAATTGCTGCAAACGTCGTCCACGTATCTTTACTTGGCTTCTCTAGTGACACTGACATGTCTCCCTGAATTCTAAGTGGTAGGTTGCACTTGCAATTAGTTCACGGCGTTGGCTTCGACGCCCGAAACCGGGTAAGGCTAGCGTCGAACTCTGAAGACTGCGACGGACGAGTTTAGCGCTGCGGCTTGCTCCTGCAAGGAGCGGGAGGCGGCGCTCGCTTCCTCAACCAGTGCTGCATTCTGCTGTGTGACCTCGTCCATCTGAACCACAGCCTGGTTGGCCTGATCGGTACCTGCTGACTGTTCTTGAGATGCGGATGCGATTTCGGCGACCGCAGCGCGAACCTGTCGCATTGACACGACAATCTCATCCATCATTTCGCAGGCACCTTTAACCAAAGCGACGCAGGCGGAGACCTCTTCTGAGGACACGTCGATGAGTGATTTGATGTCCTTCGCCGTTACAGCGCTACGCTGGGCGAGGGTGCGCACTTGGCTTGCTACGACTGCAAAGCCGCGTCCAGATTCGCCCGCTCGCGCGGCCTCAACGGCGGCATTGAGCGCCAGAATGTTCGTCTGGAACGCGATGCCGTCTATCACGGTGATGATATCGGCTACCTTTTTTGAAGACTAGTCCACACGCTCCATCGTGGACACTGCATCGGTGACCGTTGCCCCACCTCGTTCAACGGCAGCCCCTGCCGATCGGACCAGATCGCTTGCGCTACGTGCGTGCTCGGCGTTCTGCTTCACTGTCGAGGCAAGCTCCTCCATCGAAGCGTCGGTCTCCTCCAGGGTGGCTGCCTGCTGCTCAGTGCGGCGAGACAGATCCCTATTGCCCACCGCGATCTCTTCCGAAGACAGTGACATGACCTCGGTGCTGGCCTGGATATGGCCCTGAGCAGGAAAGCGACACCCATCAGACCGGATTTGCCGAAGTGAACTACGCGTCTGGCGTAGGCGCCACCGGCTGGCTGGCGGGCATTGCCGCGCAGCAGGACCGGTTCCGTTCCGCTCGATACCCGCAGTTTGATTACCGCTACACAGTGCCGGCCCTGTTCGTGCAGGCCGAGCAGGCGCTGCGCGATGACCTTACGCTTTCCGGCAGTGCGCGCTGGGATGATCACAGTGCCTATGGCGGGCATTTCAGCCCCTGCGTGTCCTTGTTGTTCCGCCCTGACGAGTGGACCCTGCGCGCGTCAATCGGCAAAGGCTTCTATGCGCCTACACCCTTCGTCGAGCAGATCGGGGCCGCTGGCCTGTCACGCCTGGAGCCGCTCACCGGCCTTCGCGCGGAAATCGCTACAACCGGGTCCATCGATGCAGGCTATGTGCATGGCCCCTTGCAGGCCAGCGAGGCCGATCGGATCGCCGCGTGGCGTCGACCAATGCTGCGACTGCATCCACCCGTCCAGCGCCATCACCGGTACCGCGTTGAACAGAATCATCAGGATCGGCGTCAACCAGGCCCAAGGCAGCCAGCCGCGGGCCGGATCCGGCGAATACAGAGCAACGGGGGACATGCGGGGCTCCAGTCGACGTGGTTGCCGCAGCACACTGCCATCCGCGCGGGGGCGTGGCAACCCGGTTGCGACCAAGCCACAGAAGCTGCCGATGAATCACCCGGATGGCCGACGAAATGTCGCAGAGTCGTCGCCTGAGGCGTCCGATTCGGTTGGCCCATCAGATCAATCTTGGCAAGGCCGAACAGGCTGGCGAAGAAGGGGGGCAGGCGGCGCACCTCCGAACTGCGCCAAGGCTCGCGTTCACCGACCATGTCGGGTAGTAGACCCTTGAGGTAGAGGGCAGCGGCGTCGAGGTCGTTGATACAAGCGACCGTAACATCGGCATTTGACCGTAACACGTATCGGTGACGGTCAAATTTACCTGTTACCGTCCCGTGCGCGTTCGACCCCGTTACTGAGGCCGGCCAGCGCGCCATTCAGAACCCAGTTGCTCCCCTGACCAATGATTCGGCGCTCACGGAGTGCCGCCGCATCCAGCAGCACTGCCAACCTTAATGTGCGGCAAGGATCGCAGTGGATCGGTCAGGGCTGGAATCTGAGCAATGCGTCCGTGGATCCCACTAGCCTCTGAACGGTTACCGCCGATTCCACCGTTTCTCAGCTTGTTAGCAACCGCGGCAGAACGCACTCACTCCGCCCGCCGGCAATGTCTTCAGGCAGCTGTGAGAGGCTTCCTATGGGGGTGGCAACGATGGGGTGCTGGCAATGAACACGAGACTGGCTGATGACGCCTCCCCTGCTGACCAACTCGTGATCAGGGGTGAAGCCGGGACCTGCCAGACCCGGCTAGAGGTCGCCAATGCAGGCGGTGCGGGCGCCCTCACCATGGGTGCTGGCATTCGCGTCGTGGCTGCACTGACTGGCGGCAGCACCTAGGCGGGGGCGTTTGTAGTGCCTGCGACAGTGCTCGCGGGAGCATTCGAGTATCGCCCCCATCGCGGCGGTTATGCCGTAGGTGCATACGACGAGTAGTTCCTGCGCTCCTGACCGCCGCCTACAAGCTTGGTAGGTAGGTGGATGAAGCCCAGGCTCGACCAGTCAACTCTACGAGTCTTGGTCTCCGATCAGACTGCTTCTTCTGCCGAACCGTGTCGCAATTGCGCAGATTTGCGCGCACTATGGGGGGGAATCGCCCTAATGAGCAGATTTACGCGCATATGAAGGACAGTCCAGCCCAGTCACCGGAGGAAATTGCCGAGGCATTAGGACAGCGCCTGCGGACGAAAAGACTCATCAAGAATGTCTCTCAGACAGTTCTGGCGGACAAGGCAGGCATCTCGCGCAGAGCACTGGTACAGCTGGAAGCTGGAGAAGGATCGACCGTGAGAACGCTCGTCTGCGTACTCAAAGCGCTAGGTCTGGAGGAACAAATTGGCGCAATCGCTATAAGCCCAACAGTTAGCCCAATGGCTATGCTCAAGACGAAGCGCCTGAGAAGACGGGCGAGCTAACTGGCGTCACTCCTGGGCACCCTATCTTGAAGTCAAGGGCAGCTTGGACTGACGCAGGACTCGTTGGATCTTTCAAACCCGCAGCGGCGAAGCGGATCGACTTGCGGTCGGGCTAACAGCGTGATGCAAATGGTCCATCCACCTGAGGCCTCAGAGCATTCTACTGAGTTAGATCGAGCCAAGATCGTGCACGACTGCCTGCCCCCTGCGCAGGACTGCTGCCAAGACATGACCACCTGCGATCTGGCGGCCTGTTATCTTGTTCAACCACGCCGCTTGTATGCGACTAGATTGCAGAACAGCCTCGGGGGAAAAACTATCCTCCCTCCCCTGCAATGGCTGACCCGGGGACGCTAACCCGCCCTCAAGCGGCTGGACGACTGCGGGCGTCGCACTGCTCTCCTTTGCGTATGCCGTTGCAACCATCCGGCCAGCCCTAGGCGACCAGCCACCCAGCACAATTTCGGATCCCAGAGCATTCGGTTGAATCCCCGCCCCCAGCGCCGCGTGCTCGTATCCTGGCCAAAGCTGGTCAATTACCAGGCCGAGTTCAACGCTCAGTTGTTCCATTGTGAAATCTGCTCTGAAGCTAGCCTGCAGGGAGAGTTCGTAGATTCTCAGGAAGAACTGGGAACTGCCTCTCGCGGCCAGGACCAAGTTGTGCTGGGGAATAAGCAATAGCTTCGCGCCAGACGACTTCCTGCCTGTACGGGCATCTTCGGCCAAGGTGTCAACGGCCACAAGGAGCTGATCTGGACACAGTAGAACGTTGAGAATGCTCAAAGCATATGCTCCTTCGGCTTGCGCGAATATCGCGCCGATAGAGACTGATGTTTACAGGCCCCATGGCAGTTGCCGTCGAGTGCAGCCCACGCGCCGGCAGGCGTCACTTCGATCCCGCTACCGCATGCTTCGACTCCGCGGCTACGGGCGATCAGCAGCACTCGAACCGCCATGATTTGGGCGAGGGGTGTTCGTAGCCGCCGATTCACTCGGTCGGCAACCGATACATCTGACCGGGTCCATGCGTGCTCAGAATAGGGCATGCCAGTCCCGAAGACGGCTGGTTGCAACTCTAGATGCAAGCCGCTGGCACACTATCGACTGGCATGTAGATTGGTCGGAACTCACCGCAGTTCGCCTGTCCTGACTCACATAGCGAGCGGGGGCAATCCGCGAACGTCGGTCGCTCCGCTCGCGCGACACAACACTCGCGGCCAGCGCCCGATGTGGGCGGTATCGTGGCTTGGTTTCCTGAACGGCCCTCGGCGCGGGCAAGCAGAACCAAGTTCATGAATTCGGCTTAGCCGCAAGGAGGTCGCATACGCGACCCTTCCAAACAGCGATCCAAAAAGTGCCACGCCTCACCTGGGGCGTGGTGCGGGGCCACATCAGCAGCGCGCAGGCCCCTTGGGCGGTGCCCACTGCCCGACTCGTCAAGTCGTCCATAGCCGTGACGCACCGCGGTACCGCTTTCGGTAAGCGCCCACTGCAACTTGATCAGGCGATGCTCGCGCTTTCTCTTTCATTTGCCAGGCGGTGAAGAAGTACTCCATCGCGAGCGCTTGACTTTTCCGAAACGCTGACGTACGGTTCTGCCCGGGCAATAGCCCAAGTCGGAAAAACCGACTGAGCTGCTTTGGACTCAAACACTTCTACGTCCTCCAGTTGCAAGCGGAGTGTCCAAGAAGAAACCAAAGCCGGGACATAAATCCGCTTGCGAATTGTGAGAACCTACATGCTAAATTTTGATAGCGCGGCCCCCTATGACTTGGCGGACCAACTGCGCAACCTCGCGTCCCCTTACTTTAAGGTCAACCTGCTTCAACTACGGCAGGCCGTTGTCCGCGGGATGGGCCTAGGCACCATAGCTGGCTGGGAATTGCTGGCACGTCAAGAACCGCAGTGGCGCGCGCAGTCCTTTGACTACGTCGCCTTCGCCGAGCGTTTGGCCGATCTGACCGGCTCTTGGGACACCGCGCAGGCGCTGTGGTCGTTGGCCATAGGCGTGCGGCTGGACCTAGCAATTACCAAGTACCCCTTGTCAAGACAACGGATCGAAAAATTCACCGACGTTCCGTACGAGATTGAGGCGAAACTGGTGGATGTCGATCCGCAGATTGTCGGTTCCGACGCCTTCATTCTGCTCCCCGAGTTCTACTCTGGAAAAGGCTGGGAAAAATTCCGCGTCGACTCGGCACACTGGCACCGCGCTCCCTTGGAGAAGGCCAATATGCGCCCGGCAGATCGGGCATCGGGGCGCAATACGCGAGTTGCCAAACTGAAAGATGCCACCTGGACCGGCGGACTGTTCGTCTACTCGCACGATGACCAGCAAGATGACACCGACTGTCGTCGCAATGTCACTG is a genomic window containing:
- a CDS encoding helix-turn-helix domain-containing protein, with amino-acid sequence MKDSPAQSPEEIAEALGQRLRTKRLIKNVSQTVLADKAGISRRALVQLEAGEGSTVRTLVCVLKALGLEEQIGAIAISPTVSPMAMLKTKRLRRRAS
- a CDS encoding autotransporter outer membrane beta-barrel domain-containing protein, producing the protein MNTRLADDASPADQLVIRGEAGTCQTRLEVANAGGAGALTMGAGIRVVAALTGGST